The following proteins are encoded in a genomic region of Magnolia sinica isolate HGM2019 chromosome 1, MsV1, whole genome shotgun sequence:
- the LOC131256340 gene encoding RNA-dependent RNA polymerase 6-like — MGSLGTVNESKELIVTQVSFGGFDNQVTAKELTDFLEREIGLVWRCRLKTSWTPPESYPNYDVTDISNIRRNDDYDRVEPHAFVHFASPSAATRASDAAGRCELNLKGRFLKVNCGSESSFRVNRRRIMDPFKFSDVRAEIGALFSRDEFWVGWKGPDSGVDFLVDPFDGTCKILFTKETAFSLKSTKKHSVIKCDFKVEFLVREIAEIKLYKDRAALLMLLQLTSSPCVYYRTADDNIYVSVPFNLLDDEDPWIRTTDFTSSRAIGRCNSFKISISPRFGAKLEKALSYLRERRISEYQSKGPLTVRDEPEFGAPMPDSFFCIQYKEGISFDVLFLVNALVHKGIFNQHQLSEEFFGLLRDQTAVVNITSLRHMHAYKHPVFDAYKRLKLVHEWLLNNPKLLKKERVSDGNVEVRRLIITPTHAYCIPPEVELSNRVLRQYKEVADRFLRVTFMDEGMQMLTSSVLSNYVAPIVRDMTLNPFPQKTTVFKRVKSILTDGFYLCGRKYSFLAFSSNQLRDHSAWFFANDKNTNVNVDTIKSWMGRFYNKNVAKCAARMGQCFSSTYATVDVPSKQVNPSLPDIERNTYVFSDGIGKITPDLAMEVAEKLQLTVNPPCAYQIRYAGCKGVIACWPGDGNGIRLSLRPSMSKFVSNHTTLEVVSWTKFQPGFLNRQIVTLLSALCVPDDVFVRMQDSMICKLNQILENTDVAFEVLTTSCSEQANSAAMMLSAGFKPTTEPHLRGMLSCVRSAQLGDLRMKARIFVPSGRWLMGCLDELGVLEHGQCFIQASTPSLENCFIKHGSRFSGVTKNLKVITGMVAITKNPCLHPGDIRILEAVDVPGLRHLVDCLVFPQKGDRPHANEASGSDLDGDLYFVTWDENLIPPSKRSWLPMDYTPAKVQELKRDVTTQDIIDFFMKNMVKEKLGIICNAHVVQADLSEYGAMDEKCLQLAELAAMAVDFPKTGKLVTMPQELKPKLYPEFMGKDESQSYKSNKVLGKLYSKIKDISDEDVASEEQTCAPGPEDIPYDVDLEIPGSKDFLFDAWSNKCSYDGQLNALLGQYRVSTEEELVTGHFWSMPKYSSRKLGDLKERLKHAYTALHKEFRRAFEDTGLSLQEQQLTDDEKNMLYEQKASAWYQVTYHPMWVNKSEGLKHKDVVRTPVRLSFAWIAADYLVRLKVRCQDVQNLSTNKPIDFLASYLADKI, encoded by the exons ATGGGGTCTTTGGGGACTGTAAACGAGTCAAAGGAGTTGATTGTTACCCAGGTCAGTTTCGGCGGATTCGATAATCAGGTCACTGCAAAGGAGCTCACAGATTTCTTAGAGCGCGAAATTGGGCTGGTTTGGAGGTGCAGACTAAAGACTTCTTGGACTCCACCTGAGTCCTACCCGAATTATGATGTCACTGACATCTCCAACATCCGAAggaatgatgattatgatagggtTGAGCCTCATGCCTTCGTGCATTTTGCCTCTCCCTCAGCGGCAACCCGGGCGTCTGATGCTGCTGGCCGTTGTGAGCTCAACCTGAAGGGCCGTTTTCTCAAGGTGAATTGTGGGAGCGAGAGTTCTTTCCGAGTTAACCGGAGGCGGATAATGGACCCTTTTAAATTCTCTGATGTTCGTGCTGAGATTGGGGCTCTGTTTAGCAGGGATGagttctgggttggttggaagggACCTGATTCTGGTGTTGATTTCCTAGTTGATCCCTTCGATGGCACCTGCAAGATCCTTTTCACTAAGGAGACTGCTTTCTCATTGAAGTCCACAAAAAAACACTCGGTGATTAAATGCGATTTCAAGGTGGAGTTCCTGGTGAGAGAGATTGCTGAGATTAAACTGTACAAGGATAGAGCAGCATTGTTGATGCTCTTACAGCTGACTTCATCTCCTTGTGTTTATTATAGAACAGCAGATGACAACATCTATGTCTCTGTTCCATTTAATCTGTTAGATGATGAGGATCCATGGATCAGGACCACAGATTTCACCTCCAGCAGAGCCATTGGAAGGTGTAATTCTTTCAAAATCTCTATATCGCCTCGCTTTGGAGCTAAGCTGGAGAAGGCCCTGTCATATCTAAGGGAACGGAGGATTTCTGAATACCAGTCTAAGGGTCCACTCACAGTCCGGGATGAGCCTGAATTTGGTGCACCTATGCCCGATTCTTTTTTCTGTATTCAGTATAAGGAGGGCATAAGCTTTGACGTGTTGTTCTTGGTAAATGCATTGGTCCACAAAGGTATATTCAATCAGCATCAGTTGTCTGAAGAGTTCTTTGGGTTACTAAGAGACCAGACTGCTGTGGTGAATATCACATCACTGCGGCACATGCACGCATACAAGCACCCGGTATTCGATGCTTATAAAAGGCTGAAGCTTGTCCATGAGTGGTTGTTGAATAACCCTAAACTTCTCAAGAAAGAGAGAGTTTCTGATGGTAATGTTGAAGTGCGGAGGTTGATCATAACCCCCACCCATGCTTACTGTATCCCTCCAGAGGTAGAGCTTTCTAACAGGGTTCTTCGGCAGTACAAAGAAGTTGCCGATAGGTTCCTAAGGGTTACTTTCATGGATGAAGGCATGCAAATGCTGACTTCCAGTGTTCTTTCTAATTACGTTGCACCTATTGTGAGGGATATGACTTTGAATCCCTTCCCGCAGAAAACCACGGTGTTTAAAAGGGTGAAGAGCATTCTGACTGATGGCTTTTATCTGTGTGGACGGAAGTACTCTTTTCTGGCATTCTCATCAAATCAGTTGAGGGACCATTCTGCTTGGTTTTTTGCCAATGACAAGAATACAAATGTGAATGTAGACACAATCAAGAGTTGGATGGGAAGATTTTATAACAAAAATGTTGCGAAATGTGCAGCAAGGATGGGGCAATGTTTCTCGTCGACTTATGCAACAGTTGATGTGCCATCCAAGCAAGTCAACCCATCACTTCCTGATATCGAGCGGAACACGTACGTGTTCTCCGATGGGATTGGGAAAATAACACCTGATCTAGCTATGGAGGTGGCAGAGAAATTGCAACTCACGGTCAACCCCCCTTGTGCCTATCAAATCAGATATGCTGGTTGCAAGGGTGTCATAGCATGCTGGCCTGGAGATGGCAATGGGATCCGGCTCTCACTGAGACCGAGCATGAGCAAATTTGTCTCTAACCATACGACACTTGAAGTTGTCTCATGGACAAAGTTCCAACCAGGGTTCTTGAACCGACAGATTGTGACATTACTTTCAGCGTTGTGTGTTCCTGATGATGTGTTTGTGAGAATGCAGGATTCAATGATTTGTAAGCTTAACCAGATTCTCGAGAACACTGATGTGGCATTCGAGGTCCTTACCACATCATGTTCCGAGCAGGCGAACAGTGCTGCCATGATGCTGAGTGCTGGTTTCAAGCCTACAACTGAGCCTCATCTGAGAGGGATGCTATCTTGCGTAAGGTCTGCCCAGCTAGGAGACCTTCGGATGAAAGCAAGGATATTTGTTCCTTCAGGAAGATGGTTGATGGGCTGCTTGGATGAACTAGGGGTACTCGAACATGGCCAGTGCTTTATCCAAGCATCGACCCCTTCATTAGAAAATTGCTTTATAAAGCATGGTTCAAGATTTTCTGGTGTGACAAAGAACCTAAAAGTAATCACGGGGATGGTGGCGATTACTAAAAACCCTTGTCTTCACCCAGGAGACATTCGCATTTTGGAAGCAGTTGATGTGCCTGGCTTGCGTCATCTTGTGGATTGTTTGGTTTTCCCTCAGAAAGGAGATAGGCCACACGCAAATGAAGCGTCTGGAAGCGACCTAGATGGAGATCTATACTTTGTTACATGGGATGAAAATCTCATACCTCCAAGCAAGAGGAGCTGGTTGCCAATGGATTATACCCCTGCAAAAGTTCAAGAGCTGAAACGCGATGTCACTACTCAG GATATAATTGATTTCTTCATGAAAAACATGGTGAAAGAGAAACTTGGCATCATCTGCAATGCCCATGTGGTCCAGGCCGATCTCAGCGAATATGGTGCAATGGATGAAAAGTGCCTCCAACTGGCAGAGCTGGCAGCAATGGCTGTTGACTTCCCCAAAACCGGCAAGCTCGTCACAATGCCGCAGGAACTCAAGCCCAAACTCTACCCAGAATTCATGGGCAAAGACGAATCCCAATCCTACAAGTCAAACAAGGTGTTGGGCAAGCTCTACAGCAAAATCAAGGACATTTCTGATGAAGATGTTGCATCGGAGGAGCAGACATGTGCCCCTGGCCCTGAAGACATTCCTTACGACGTAGATCTCGAAATCCCAGGATCGAAAGATTTTCTCTTCGATGCATGGAGCAACAAGTGCTCGTATGATGGGCAGTTGAATGCTCTTCTGGGACAGTACAGGGTGAGCACGGAGGAGGAGCTGGTGACCGGGCACTTTTGGTCAATGCCGAAATACAGCAGCCGGAAGCTGGGCGATCTGAAAGAGAGGCTGAAGCATGCTTACACTGCCCTCCACAAGGAATTCAGACGGGCTTTTGAGGATACTGGACTGTCTCTGCAAGAACAGCAACTCACTGATGATGAGAAGAATATGTTGTATGAACAGAAGGCGTCTGCATGGTACCAAGTAACATACCACCCAATGTGGGTCAATAAATCTGAGGGTTTGAAGCACAAAGATGTAGTCAGGACTCCTGTGCGGCTGAGCTTTGCTTGGATTGCGGCCGACTACTTGGTCCGGCTTAAGGTTAGGTGTCAGGATGTGCAGAATCTCAGTACCAACAAGCCAATTGATTTCCTTGCAAGTTATCTTGCTGATAAAATTTGA